DNA sequence from the Marinilongibacter aquaticus genome:
ACTGCAAATATTTTATTGCCAAATCAGGCCCAATCTCACATTGCGGCCTTGAGAATTGTAGCCGTAAACTTCGGTGTAGTCCACATCGGCCAAGTTCTGAATATTCACAAAAGCTTTCAATTGCTTTGCAATGCGGTAATCGAGGTTCAGGCCAAGCAAAGTGTAGGCTTTCAATTCCACGCTTTCGTTTCCGAAGGTTTCGCTGTTATAGAAAAGGTCTTGGCGTTTTCCTACAAACTCCATGTCGATCGACACACCCAATTTATTGAACAACAAAGTGCTTGCCCCCACATCCCATTGGTGTTTCGGCCTTCTGATCAAATCGCTTTTTTCTTCCGAATCGCCGGCATTGAAAATATAGCCTTGCATGAAAGTATAGTTTGCCCGCACATTCACAGGTCCCACACCTTGCGTCAAGCTCGCTTCCAATCCTTTTACACGCTTTTTATCTTGGTTGATGTATCGGCCATACGGAGCTTCCGTTAGGTTCTGGAAGAAAATGCCCTCTTCAACCTTTCTGTTGAAAACCGAAACATTGAACTGGTTCTTTTTGAAAAAACGGCTTCGGAAACCGAAGTCGAGATTCTGGGCCTGTTCTGGACTTAATTCTTCATTGCCATAAGGCGAATACAATTGGTACAACGTAGGATTTTTGAAGCTCGTGCCGAAATTCACAAAAGCCGTGAAACTATCCGAAAGTTTGTAGTAAGGATTCAAATTCCATGAAGTATTGTAATCGTACACCGAATGGTGATTTACCCGACCCGACAATTCTATACCCAAACCCACATTCGAAAGCATGGATAAAGCCGAGTAAACGCTGAAATTTTCGATTCGCGTATCCTTTTTCTCCAATGGCACATCTTCGTATGGGCCATAACTGCTCACCGAAAGATAAGTTTGTTCCATCGCTTGGTTTCTGTAATCTGTACCGATGAGCCACTGCACATTTTTCCCAAAAGAAAATTGACCGAACAAATCGGCAAAAGCGGCAGTGCTACCAAAGGTGCTGTAACTGTAATTGGAGTACGCCGCAGGCGGGATATAGGTCGAATCGTTTTCGAATACGCGGTGGATATCCGACCAATTGGTTTTCAAATGGACCTGGGCCTTTTCGCCTACATAATCGGCCAATATCCCCGTTTGAAAGTTCTTGCTTTCGAAAGTGTAATCTTTATCGTCGACAAAAATGCCTTCGTCCAAATCGGTATTGTACACACTCTGACGCCCAAAAGCCGTGAGTTTTGTTTTGCCCAATTGTTTGCTCAGCTGAGCCGACCAGTTCGTTCTTTTGAAACCGTCCTTTTCGGGACTTTCGAGTTGAGAAACCACCGAAGAAAAACCATCACTGGCGATATGGCCTAGACTCGCCGAATAGGCTATTCCACCCACTTGACCCGAAGCTCCTACTTGGCCCTCCAGCGTATTGTACGTGCCATACATAAGCTTGGCGTTGAGATCAATAGGCTTGTTTGCCGCCTTTTTCGAGATCAAATTGATTACTCCGGCCACTGCATCCGAACCGTAAAGTGTAGATTGCCCACCTTTCAAAATCTCGATACGCTCAATATTCTGCATATTGATCAGGTTCAAATCGAAATTGTTTTCGGTCGAAGAAGGATCGTAAATGGGCACACCATCCAACAAAATAAGAGTATAGCCCGAATTGGCTCCACGCATGTATACGTTTTGAATACTGCCCAAAGGCTGCCCCGCCCCA
Encoded proteins:
- a CDS encoding TonB-dependent receptor plug domain-containing protein; its protein translation is MSTLGRKCLTLALLCVFVNAYSQQSLDEIVVSTTKIPQKESGLSKSMIVLSDSVIRANAALGLSQILQKQAGLNIIGAGQPLGSIQNVYMRGANSGYTLILLDGVPIYDPSSTENNFDLNLINMQNIERIEILKGGQSTLYGSDAVAGVINLISKKAANKPIDLNAKLMYGTYNTLEGQVGASGQVGGIAYSASLGHIASDGFSSVVSQLESPEKDGFKRTNWSAQLSKQLGKTKLTAFGRQSVYNTDLDEGIFVDDKDYTFESKNFQTGILADYVGEKAQVHLKTNWSDIHRVFENDSTYIPPAAYSNYSYSTFGSTAAFADLFGQFSFGKNVQWLIGTDYRNQAMEQTYLSVSSYGPYEDVPLEKKDTRIENFSVYSALSMLSNVGLGIELSGRVNHHSVYDYNTSWNLNPYYKLSDSFTAFVNFGTSFKNPTLYQLYSPYGNEELSPEQAQNLDFGFRSRFFKKNQFNVSVFNRKVEEGIFFQNLTEAPYGRYINQDKKRVKGLEASLTQGVGPVNVRANYTFMQGYIFNAGDSEEKSDLIRRPKHQWDVGASTLLFNKLGVSIDMEFVGKRQDLFYNSETFGNESVELKAYTLLGLNLDYRIAKQLKAFVNIQNLADVDYTEVYGYNSQGRNVRLGLIWQ